ATTTATGTTATGTACTTGTTAAACATGTGAAGTAGCATTCTCCGGAAATGATAAGTTTATCGCAGGATTATCCCAACTGATAATCCCGCGTGAGATAAAAAAGGCGTGGGCTTCAACTGATAATCCCGCGTGAGATAAAAAATGGTGTGGGCTTTACCCTTTACTGATCTACCCTGTTTTCTCCTGATGGGGCCCACCCGAAGCTTGTCTCACGTGGGACTATCACTCGGGATAATCATAGGATAGGTGTAGAGTCACCCATTCTTGTAATGGAAAAGGGCATTTTAGGACTGCTGTAAAAAAACATTAGACTATAAAGCAAAAAAAATTAGGTGAGAGAAAAGATTAAAGGGTTATTAAACCAATTTAAAGTAACATTATATAATTTTAGATGTCTTTTAGACTCAGGATAAAAGATTAAAGGGTTATTAAACCAATTTTGTGTGTGATTTTTGTCGTCCGTGCATATTTAAATCTGCAATGACATTTGATTAACAGTTAAAAACAATTTTCTTTCTCCTCTCTCTCACTCTTTCTTCAACAAAATCATCACTAGTAACCCTCCTCTGttcagatctagtccattttggACCGGATATGAGCAGATTTCTTCACTATTTCTTGCTTCTAGGTTAGTTACTAGTTTTAGATTAGTTGTTATTATGTTTTTtacttatctacaccattatggtggttttatctacacGTTTTAATGGCGATTCTTGGTTATTTGGTTGAGTTTTAAGTGATGCTCTCCAATGACGAAATCTTCGTCTTTGTTGTCTCtggcgacgaaatcttcatcatcaacttatccggcgacgaaatcttcactggtgatttctttgacgacagaaacttcatcactagttacaaaAGATTTAAGAAAGTCACTCCTATTTTGAGAGCACGTCTTTCTAAAgatgaaaaacaaatcaaatggttaggatttaattccgagaaaaaacATTTTTCCTCCGAaataatcggatcttattcatacttgtatttgtcttactctggTAATCCTTACCTTTTTCTTGTCGGATTTCCCGGTATTATATTTTTATGATATGTTTTCTTACTtggtattctcttattttcggtCCTAAACTCATTATAACCTCGAATTTCATTAGTGAAAAGATTCTttgtttttatataaaaaaaaataataccacGAGTAACCAAGCATAAATGAAATCTGTTCATACCTCTCCTTTACGTAATTGCTGTTGGGAAAGTATATTGCCGAATCCACTCTCACAATCAGGACGCCGGGAACTTTATACGCATCGGGATATTCCTCGACGCTCCTGTAAATTGTTGTTCTTGGGATTTTCCCAAGTAGTGCTGTTCGCGGCCTTGTCACTTGTAACAGGATTTTTAGGACGGATATGACGATCTGTTCACAAATGTACGGGTTAAAATTATAGATACTTGGCATGTATGGATGGATAAATGCATTTTCAATTGTATCATGAATTACTTACTGCAATTAAAAGCCCCATTTCGATAGTTGTAAATACAACACCCATAAACGCTCCCATGCAAGCAACAAAATCGAATTTGTCGATTTTATAAATACGAATCATTTCTTTGTAATCGAGTAAGGTGAGGACGGCAGATATAACAACAGCACCAAGAATAGCTTTTGGGGTGTACTTAAAAAGGGGTGTGATCACTAGAAGAGTTAGTAGAACAACACCAGACATCACAATATTTGAAACCGGAGTTTTGCAACCGGACATGTTGTTCACAGCGGAACGAGAGAATGAGCCTGAAGGAAAAACGAAGCATGGTTATTCCTCGTCTGACAGATGAAGCATAAAGATTGTCTAATTACGATGGTTATCAAAATTCAGTAAAAATGGAGAGTGGTTATTTCTAATTTCCTACCTGTAGACACATAGCACGATGTCATGGAACCAACCATATTCATTGATCCCATTGCCAACATTTCTTTGTTTGaatctagtttataatttttcaagCCTGCAAATGTTCGTCCAATCGCTATAGCTTCCTGTCAAATTCCGAAAAAAAGATGGTTATACACAGATACAATTAGCATACTACGTGAAAGATAAAAAGAGAGGCTGTGACATTGGAGCTTACCGATAAAGCGATCATGCCTACCACCGCGCCAATCCTCATTCCTGCAGCGAGATATTTACCTGAGAAATAAATATCCTGAAACGTGACTGGATTGATACCTTTCCTTATGTAGTTGACCTTCAAAGATTGAAATTAATGTCAGTTGGTAGTAACTCATAAATTGTTCAACTGAGAAAGATGAGAATATAAGGGGATTCCTTACTATTTGAACATCGTCCCTGTCGACACGAGTGAGATACACAATGACGGTAGACGTGACAACACAGAAAGAAGGAGCTATAGCCGACAACCAGAAGAATTTCCTGTTCTTACTTCCCTGTGGTCATCAACTTATACATGTAAgaattatatttatataaattcAAGCTCATGGAGTCATGGTGATAGACGAGAAGCGGTTTGCTCTTACTAGATAGGTGGCAAGAAATAAGAAAGCCAAGAACGGTGTTCCTATGGCTGCTGATTGCCAGTTCCACTGCGAACATAGTGAGCAGACCAATCGACTCATTAGTACTATATTAATAGACATCTAGGCTTATTTTGGCAAAAGTCGAGGGGTTCTGAGGTAACTTTATAAAGGGTCTATCTACTATTTGACGTTATAAAGCTGGAGAATACTTACTCCATGATGCATTGAACCAAATACTGATTGCATGACGGAGACAATGTCATTTTTCTTCGTAAAACCCCTTATGCCGAGTATTAGTGCAAGTTGTTGAGCCGAAATTACGATTGCAGCTCCCCCCATAAACCCCACAAGTGCAGCATGAGATAAGAAGTCAACCAAGAATCCTAATCTGAAAgcaaaatatttatttttggaaaaacaaaagttaaaaatTGATGCAACACATAATTTTTAAGCcaactagaagaagaaaatatatgaACGCTAGCTAGCTCATCGATTACCTGAAAAACCCAAACAAGAACTGAACAAGCCCAGCAAAAAATGTAGCTGTAAATACCAGGTTATGGTATTCAATtggattttttatgggatcagcttctGCCGAACATTGAGTTCCCAACAAGAGAGATATAACTGATACTGCTCCGATGGCAATATCTCTTGAAGTCCCCATGCACGCATAAACCAATGGTGGAACGAAACTTGTGTCTGTACGTAAAATATTGCATATTTACAATATTATTAGAAGGCAATATACGGAgtaaaaacggagggagtatgtgaAAAAAGGTTGGGGAGGCAAATAGCTTACACAATCCATAGTGTGGTTCCAGATTAGCAAGTTTAGAGTACCCAATATCCTGTTTCAAGTATATTCAGCACTAATTTTAGCAACTGTAGGATTACTTACTTGGTCATATTCGTAAGTACTAATAATTTCATTACatgaaaagtttgattgtatacCTGAGGAATACTGAGACTCGCAATAGTGATTCCTGCAACCAAGTCATTTTTTAATTTGGATAAGGTATATTCTCTTCCCCATTCAAGAATGGGAAACAGAGTTTGGAGTCCTATGAGGAACTTTCTTGCTATTGTCTGGTTCTTGAAAGGACGTAAAGGTTCATCCGAAAACAAAAACTCCTTTGTTATGGATTTAATATCCTTCAACATATTTTGCTTTGGTGGCACTGCGACCTTTTGAACATTGGGCTCGCCGTTTGCATGCCTCCGCGATGGCGGCATGCTACCATCGTCCTTATCATCAATAGAAAGAATTGAATGACCCATCCTTCTATATCACCGGGTTCCGATGGATCTATTAAGTAGTAAACACCTGAAATGTGTACAAAGGAAGAAGACAGCTGTAAATGAGGAATGTAAGTTGAAAAGAATTTGACATGCAATCAATATTGTGTTTGACTTCCCATAATATTTATCGTATTTCGAAAgttcaaaaacaaattaaaacagAAACGCAAAAGAAAGAAATACATAAGCAGCGATCAGACTGCTACCTGAATTTTTCACTTAGAGAAGTAATACTTGTTTGTATATAAATCTCTAGTTCTCAACAACACGAATCACCAAGCAAAAGACAGTTAAGTAAATGCAAGCTTCATTTGAATTGAGACTGTTTTGATAAATGGTCATGCTCTGATTCTCTTATATAGGTTCCTCCACCGGGATCGTGCAATTAAAATAACAGTTTTACTTTTAGGATATTCATGTTTCCCAAATAGTTCTTTTTGTTTATAAATATAAAACTACAACAGGAAACTATCAAACTAATTAAACAAAAacggcaaaaaaaataaataataatcaaCTTAAAGTCAAACTTTTCACTTCCCTTTTTTTGTCCATGTTCTTCCGAATCCACCTGAGGCAAAAGACTAAATTATTGATTTCGTAATAATTAACCCAAGTTGTTTAATATTAAATAATTGAAGGAATCAAGTTGCTTATTGATTaacccaagttgtttggaagacaACTGGAAACGGAAATCAACGAaacattttaaaaagaaaacacacacacaaaaatggaaaagaaaaataacGAGAACATAATGTTAACGCAAGACTCGGTTGGTGTGACATAGGGTCATTCTAATGTCTATACAACATGTTGTACTTTAGTTTATCCTGTTGATAACTTGCCTGATGGGCGACCTGTGTATTCCTTGATTCATATAAATACATGTCTCAAACCCAGTTTAGGGTTAAGAAAGTTGATACACTTTTATGATATAGAGCCATTAGGACTGtctttcttcgttttttttttcttcttctctagcaAACCTAATAACCATGTCTACTGAACCGGCTTCTGCTTTTGTTGTCATCTcttcctctacttcttcttctctgaAACTTAAAACTTCATACATCTCCTTCAAACTTGATGAAACGAACTATATTCAGTGGTGTCGCCAGATAATTCCCATCCTGCGTTCTCATGACATCTACAACCATGTAGATCCAACTGTTGAATCTCCGTCTCCCTTTCTTCCCTGTTCATCTAATGAAGAACCAAGTCCCAACCCTAAGTATCTCCCCTGGTTTCAAGTTGCTACACATCTTCTTAGCTGGCTCCAAGCTACCCTAACCCAATCCGTCTTTGCAGATATCCCTTATTTCACCTCTTCACGTGAACTCTGGCAATACCTAGCTAATACCTATGCTGCTCCAACTGCAGCTCGCTCTCTTCAACTTCGTCATCAACTACAAACTCTTCACAGAGACAACCTTTCTATCTCTGCATACCTTGCTAAAATCACCTCCATTAGAGACTCTCTTTTAACATCTTCTGCTTCATTAAATGatgttgaacttgttcttaacaCTGTACGAGGTCTAGGGCCTGATTATCAAGCCTTCTCAACAACCATTGAAACTCGTTCTTCTCTCCCTTCTTTCTCTGAGTTGAAACCGTTGCTTCTCAACCATGAAATCCGCTTCACTCAGTACAATCAACCCGTACTAGACTCTACTCCTTCCACTGCCTTCTACGGTGGCGAGATTCTTACAGTGAAGCATGTAAAATTCCACAATGGCGAGATTCTATGACAGATGAACACCATGCTCTCAAGATTAATGATACATGGTCGTATGTTCCTCGTTAACCTCATATGAACATTATAGGCTGCAAATGGGTGTATCGAATTAAGCGTAAATTGGATGGTTCAATTGATCGTCGCAAGTCTCGTTTGGTTGCAAAGGGGTATACTCAACAATTTGGTATTGATTACGATGAAACCTTCAGTCCGGTAATTAAGCCTGTTACTATTCGTTTGGGGTTAAGCATTGTTGTTTCTTGCTCTTGGCCTATTCGTCAATTAGACGTtaaaaatgcatttttgcatgGTTTTTTGGATCAAGAAGTCTATATGTCTCAGCCTCCGGGGTTTGTTGATGCAAGATATCCCAATCATGTTTGCAAATTGAATAAAGCTATCTACGGGCTAAAACAAGCTCCTAGAGCTTGGTTTCAACGGTTTACTAATTATCTCTCCGAATTGGGTTTTGTTGCTTCCAAGTCAGATGCTTCTCTGTTTGTTCACAAATCTTCCACTGGAGTTTTGTtagatttttgttatagggaaagctgAAGTGTTTATGGGGAAAGCTGACTTCCGGTCAAGCAAAGTTGACTTATGAATGACTAGggcagaaataaaataaaataaaaaacgtaAGAAAGAACTTGATGATTGTATGTACACTTTTCAtaatccaccacgtgtacagaaagagacacgtggaaggcatgcaaaacaagatatcaaaacatgataacaagcatctcatcagaagatgccaccggtcagcagatttgacggtcagggacagaagatcacagaggtatgatggcttagaggagcatcagataataccccttgggtgttaatacacccaatcccgaggaagatcccagatcaacggctgagaggaagtttgactgacacagatgtgaccagacaaagagacacttgtctgacacgagcagacatccatctacccgcattaaataccaaagagatatacacgtgtcaatcaactcgtggaagaggcgaggataacccttcgtattcaagcttaggccGCAGCATAttccgaagacctctgcgtaatgggcacaaagcacaagaagataagattacaatggCACCTCAGAAGTGTGACCCACGTTCCAactctataaatacccctctccactaagagagaaggggtcgaccaatccagagcaattataggagaatatagaagagagaaataggaagagtaagtaatccccctatttccgcagacctatgtatactctaaagtcattcaactatctttgtaatcattcaatacatagtgaaacaccatccccgtggatgtaggccttagtgccgaaccacgtaaatctttgtcttatttacatttcagcactttacattcagcgttgaacttcatgtgctttacatttatgtttgattctctgtttaccccttttatacgaacattattcatgataatattcgactagacaatgacaagcccgaaggcttagagtcgatgaatcgatatagtCATCCCCTTTACATATACAATGTGCGATttcagaattagaatgtatgcgaatattgtttgtgaacacatggatggcttcgagatttatgtgttcacaatctggcgctagaaacagggactttgtcccggtaaaagatttatcttatcctgtgatttcaccttaaactcgcattatggttgtgccctattctgggttcagcgtgctttcaaaaccttttttattctgggttcatggtcttcattttcacaaacaccatttcaaagcagacaaatccacggctatctatcacagatttgcacgtgaggcgtttttcttttaaaactaagacttaataatccagattcatgagttctcgctacggatctgccttttcaagagttttccttttcaaaagtagtctgaaaacaaggtccatgattgtttattagaggatttgtattgcgaaaactagaccgatggagtctttatgtttctcttttattaaggcccttgggcagctcatttccttttattccacaaattttgcggatacgaatggcactaatccgatcctcgtggatatctttggttctctttatttattcccctatgcagaaaaggactaacaatggaaaagatactagaggcaggaaaaaccaaagcctcatcaaaggagacaccgaggattaccccggtcacgacccgaagcaagcagaaaggagacaaagctaaaacagctactcagaggcaggatgctgcggaaatcacctcacctatgaacactaactccattgcagccgcggatCTCAAAGCAAcagccacaaagaacaacgcaactgttgcggccctccaggatacagaagctaacaagactttggtttcaaaccaaatccatcaacaaagagaaggggtggcagaatctatgacacatcatcccgcacatccaccagtcttcggaatgccgtcaaccaacggtcagaatcaaaccataccagtggttttagtaccgcgggtggaagctcaaccgaggggaccaaacttggagataccaacaattgaagttgatcctctaccacccttaataaacacagtagacgaagggggaactatggccgtaggggtacaagccagaactcccaatcagggatcaaaccagtcccaccgactgatggtagagctcgaagaattgaaaaagagccagcaggtctacgcagatgccgtagctcttctgtccagagagaaccaagacttgaaagataggattgcccaaagcacgaagactagccaacaactgaacgaagcaaattctaaggcaccagagcctaatcgagactgAAGAATCATCCTTGCAAACtccgctaggggaagcagtgcatccgatccggaatatgccgccgaagacttagactattatgacagtgaagttcgaagaaagaaactcTCAACTTAGCATGAGAAAGTGGgacattaccgcgcaatggaagagatgcgtgatgagatgatggatgAGATCAGGAAGTTAAaggccagacaaggcggaggaaggcttgaagaggtgatgaaagaagctaactccactcccctaactcatcgcctgacaaatacccccattccgttaaagtgccatgtcccaacttttgaatgctatgacgtatccagtgatcccgcgacacatatccggtattttaatcgtatcttagcccgatggagtcaaaacgacgccgtcctctgtaggtatttcccatcaagtctgaagggatcggctttgtattggtttgacaaccttccacctgattccatcaactcctacgatcaactcgcagagaaattcttgagaacctacatgtacaacaaagctgtcaacaccggaatggataaacgtttttctctggcaattggttacaaggagaacacgagggaatacaccaacagatggcacaagatctgccaagccatagggagtgtggatcccgtagtaagcatcaactactacaagtggggattagaccgaatgagtccactatttgttgagatccacggaagcgtacctaagacagaaggatatcttcgaataattattgagaagtatgctcgtcttgaagaaatccagcgtgagaacccgagggcacaaacgcagatgtctcaccgtaccaattccgcagaacaaaccagcggggccaaaagaaatagctcagtggaacgaacgcatgaagataggaaggaagaagagatgaacgacgaaaagacgatcgaaaattcgaagatcaggtttacacgaagctcaatgctagctacgctcggatcttgcgagagatcaaaggaagggaaaatatggagtggccgtggtctaagggaaaacagccccaaaggaccgagaagtctaaagattactgtgagtatcattgcttcaatggacaccagaccgagaaatgcaaaaacctcaaaataatgatccaaaaattgattgatgctggcgaactcaagcaatacatacgaaaggaagtcaccgaggacagatccaaacgaaccaagcaagtccaacttctagagggaaaccgcacaatcaacaccatctcgtgttccgaagtcgcagggccctcacttacagcgcagataggaaagaggctacgaaatCAATTCGAAGACCaatgcgaattatataagattgatggcgtagaggtggacgaccacgaagagtggatggacgcacctatcatcttcgatactgaagatatcgaagaagatatggaagaccataacgatcccttggtcctcacactaccagtggacgggtgtaacctcaaaaagatcctcatcgacgggggaagctcagtgaacgttctattctacgacgccttcaaacggatgaagctccatgatgaacaactgatgacctcttattacaccatctacgggttcaacggagcgcccacaaagccatttggagacatcgtgttgcaggtgaacgccgggcccatgaaagtagaaacacgattcagcgtggtagacgccccatccccctataacgccattattggacgaaagtgggtatataa
This is a stretch of genomic DNA from Papaver somniferum cultivar HN1 chromosome 1, ASM357369v1, whole genome shotgun sequence. It encodes these proteins:
- the LOC113330289 gene encoding sulfate transporter 1.3-like isoform X2, with product MGHSILSIDDKDDGSMPPSRRHANGEPNVQKVAVPPKQNMLKDIKSITKEFLFSDEPLRPFKNQTIARKFLIGLQTLFPILEWGREYTLSKLKNDLVAGITIASLSIPQDIGYSKLANLEPHYGLYTSFVPPLVYACMGTSRDIAIGAVSVISLLLGTQCSAEADPIKNPIEYHNLVFTATFFAGLVQFLFGFFRLGFLVDFLSHAALVGFMGGAAIVISAQQLALILGIRGFTKKNDIVSVMQSVFGSMHHGWNWQSAAIGTPFLAFLFLATYLGSKNRKFFWLSAIAPSFCVVTSTVIVYLTRVDRDDVQIVNYIRKGINPVTFQDIYFSGKYLAAGMRIGAVVGMIALSEAIAIGRTFAGLKNYKLDSNKEMLAMGSMNMVGSMTSCYVSTGSFSRSAVNNMSGCKTPVSNIVMSGVVLLTLLVITPLFKYTPKAILGAVVISAVLTLLDYKEMIRIYKIDKFDFVACMGAFMGVVFTTIEMGLLIAIVISVLKILLQVTRPRTALLGKIPRTTIYRSVEEYPDAYKVPGVLIVRVDSAIYFPNSNYVKERKTCSQNRSDFLKSFVTSDEVSVVKEITSEDFVAG
- the LOC113330289 gene encoding sulfate transporter 1.3-like isoform X1, producing the protein MGHSILSIDDKDDGSMPPSRRHANGEPNVQKVAVPPKQNMLKDIKSITKEFLFSDEPLRPFKNQTIARKFLIGLQTLFPILEWGREYTLSKLKNDLVAGITIASLSIPQDIGYSKLANLEPHYGLYTSFVPPLVYACMGTSRDIAIGAVSVISLLLGTQCSAEADPIKNPIEYHNLVFTATFFAGLVQFLFGFFRLGFLVDFLSHAALVGFMGGAAIVISAQQLALILGIRGFTKKNDIVSVMQSVFGSMHHGWNWQSAAIGTPFLAFLFLATYLGSKNRKFFWLSAIAPSFCVVTSTVIVYLTRVDRDDVQIVNYIRKGINPVTFQDIYFSGKYLAAGMRIGAVVGMIALSEAIAIGRTFAGLKNYKLDSNKEMLAMGSMNMVGSMTSCYVSTGSFSRSAVNNMSGCKTPVSNIVMSGVVLLTLLVITPLFKYTPKAILGAVVISAVLTLLDYKEMIRIYKIDKFDFVACMGAFMGVVFTTIEMGLLIAIVISVLKILLQVTRPRTALLGKIPRTTIYRSVEEYPDAYKVPGVLIVRVDSAIYFPNSNYVKERILRWLVDEEEHLTAKGLPQIRHLIVDMSYVTDIDTTGINELELLFRTLQSQDVQLILVNPGASVMDKLHSSKIENVIGPSNIYLTVTEAVKRCNPKTTIDEV